One Pagrus major chromosome 15, Pma_NU_1.0 DNA window includes the following coding sequences:
- the LOC141009853 gene encoding transmembrane protein 121: MVPPPPTNKPHVCLSTILIMSSMALIDAYLVEQNHGPRKIGICIMVMVGDICFLIVLRYVAVWVGAEVRTAKRGYAMILWFLYIFVLEIKVYFVYQNYKADRKSLDALARKALTLLLSICIPVLFVVLVAIDHMEYVRAFKKREEIRNRLFWVVVDLLDILDIQANLWEPQKKGLPLWAEGLMFFYCYILLLVLPCVSLSEISMQGINIVPHKMLLYPILSLVTINIITLFIRGGNMILYRDARVSGILIGKNILAIILKTCSFVQYRRQLQNASPAFGVELQKNSVAHARPVPTPPQVVMQDQTPLPEVTTCEHT; this comes from the coding sequence ATGGTACCTCCACCTCCCACCAACAAGCCCCACGTGTGCCTTTCCACCATCCTGATTATGAGCAGCATGGCGCTGATTGATGCCTACCTGGTGGAGCAGAACCATGGACCACGCAAGATCGGCATCTGCATCATGGTGATGGTGGGAGACATCTGCTTCTTGATCGTCTTGCGTTACGTGGCGGTGTGGGTGGGCGCCGAGGTACGCACAGCCAAGAGGGGCTACGCCATGATCCTCTGGTTCCTTTACATCTTTGTGCTGGAGATCAAGGTCTACTTTGTGTATCAAAACTACAAGGCGGACAGGAAGAGCCTGGACGCCCTGGCGAGGAAAGCGTTGACGTTGCTGCTGTCCATTTGCATCCCAGTGCTGTTTGTGGTGCTGGTCGCGATTGATCACATGGAGTACGTTCGGGCTTTCAAGAAGCGCGAGGAGATCCGTAATCGTCTCTTCTGGGTGGTGGTGGATTTGCTGGACATATTGGACATCCAAGCCAACCTGTGGGAGCCTCAAAAGAAGGGGCTTCCATTGTGGGCGGAGGGCCTGATGTTCTTCTACTGCTAcatcctgctgctggtgctgcccTGCGTGTCCTTGAGCGAGATCAGCATGCAGGGCATCAACATCGTGCCCCACAAGATGCTCCTGTACCCCATCCTCAGCTTGGTcaccatcaacatcatcacGCTCTTCATCCGTGGGGGGAACATGATCCTGTACAGGGACGCCAGGGTATCGGGGATCCTGATAGGAAAGAACATCTTGGCTATTATCCTAAAGACCTGCAGCTTCGTGCAGTACAGGAGACAGTTGCAGAACGCCTCTCCTGCCTTTGGGGTTGAGCTGCAGAAAAACTCGGTGGCCCACGCTCGCCCCGTCCCCACCCCTCCTCAAGTGGTCATGCAGGACCAGACGCCCCTCCCCGAGGTGACCACGTGTGAGCACACATGA